Proteins encoded by one window of Petrotoga mexicana DSM 14811:
- a CDS encoding thiamine pyrophosphate-dependent dehydrogenase E1 component subunit alpha yields the protein MSETGENLLLELYRTMYKIRTYEETLAKIYYEGKSPLFDISAGPIPGELHLSTGQESSAAGVCAHLKPEDGVVGTHRAHNFAIAKGVDLKKMTAEIFGKATGLSAGKGGHMHLFDPNVSFSCSGIVGASFPQGVGIGIAAKMQGKDYVSVAVGGEGAANQGTFHESLNLASLWKLPVIFVIEDNSWGISVPKDASTSVSKISERAKAYGIPGVSIDGKDVMAVYEVAKEAIDRARRGEGPTLIEVKVYRLRGHFEGDPQLYRPKEDLEEAKKNDPVLFAENQLLSKGIVSQEQLEGIKKDITDEINEAIDFARNSPYPEKEEALQNVFAGGE from the coding sequence ATGTCAGAAACTGGAGAAAACTTGCTATTAGAGTTATATAGAACTATGTACAAGATTAGAACTTACGAAGAAACACTAGCAAAAATTTACTATGAAGGAAAGTCCCCGTTGTTCGATATTTCTGCTGGGCCAATACCAGGAGAACTTCACCTTTCTACCGGGCAAGAATCATCAGCAGCTGGTGTTTGTGCTCATTTAAAACCAGAAGACGGAGTAGTAGGAACACATAGAGCTCATAATTTTGCTATAGCTAAGGGAGTAGACCTTAAAAAGATGACTGCAGAGATTTTTGGTAAAGCTACCGGCTTATCAGCAGGTAAAGGTGGGCATATGCACCTTTTTGATCCAAATGTCAGTTTTAGCTGTAGTGGTATTGTAGGTGCTAGTTTTCCCCAAGGTGTAGGTATTGGTATAGCTGCAAAAATGCAAGGCAAAGATTATGTATCGGTTGCTGTAGGAGGGGAAGGTGCTGCAAATCAAGGCACATTCCATGAATCATTGAATCTTGCATCATTATGGAAATTACCTGTAATCTTTGTCATTGAGGATAACTCTTGGGGTATCTCTGTTCCTAAAGACGCATCCACTTCGGTTAGTAAAATTAGTGAAAGAGCCAAAGCCTATGGAATACCTGGGGTAAGTATAGATGGTAAAGATGTTATGGCAGTATATGAAGTTGCAAAAGAAGCTATCGATAGAGCAAGAAGAGGTGAAGGGCCCACTCTTATAGAAGTAAAAGTTTACCGTTTAAGAGGCCACTTTGAAGGTGATCCTCAACTTTATCGTCCAAAAGAAGATTTAGAAGAAGCAAAAAAGAATGATCCTGTTTTGTTTGCAGAGAACCAATTGCTTTCTAAAGGGATTGTATCCCAAGAACAATTAGAAGGGATTAAAAAAGATATAACAGATGAAATCAATGAAGCAATCGATTTCGCGAGAAATAGTCCATATCCCGAAAAAGAAGAAGCTCTACAAAACGTGTTTGCAGGAGGTGAATAG
- a CDS encoding alpha-ketoacid dehydrogenase subunit beta, whose translation MARKLPMHRAISEAIAQEMERDPSVFVMGEDVGKYGGIFGATTGLLDKFGPERIKDTPISESAFFGGALGAASKGMRPIAELMFVDFFGVAMDQIYNHIAKVHYMSNGNVKLPLVITTAIGGGYNDAAQHSQTLYSIFAHVPGLKVVIPSNAYDAKGLMISAIRDDNPVMYFFHKGLLGIGWMPSPEEAATEVPEEPYSIPIGQAKVIREGKDITVVSVAKTLYEAKKAAEELENEGIDVEIIDLRSLVPLDKKTVVESVKKTGRLLVVDEDYLSYGMSGEIIASVSEEIGDQLKALPRRIAFPDVPIPYSRVLEQFTLPSADKIISTCKQMIK comes from the coding sequence ATGGCCAGAAAACTTCCAATGCATAGAGCCATTTCTGAAGCTATTGCACAAGAAATGGAAAGAGATCCCTCTGTTTTTGTTATGGGAGAAGATGTAGGTAAGTACGGCGGCATTTTTGGTGCAACAACTGGTCTATTGGATAAATTTGGTCCTGAAAGAATTAAAGATACTCCAATTAGTGAATCCGCTTTTTTTGGAGGAGCTTTGGGAGCAGCTTCAAAAGGAATGCGCCCTATTGCAGAATTAATGTTTGTAGATTTCTTTGGTGTCGCAATGGATCAAATTTACAACCATATTGCCAAAGTTCATTATATGTCCAATGGAAACGTGAAACTTCCTTTAGTGATAACTACCGCAATCGGTGGAGGATACAACGATGCCGCACAGCATTCACAAACTTTGTACTCTATTTTTGCGCATGTTCCTGGTTTGAAAGTTGTAATTCCTTCTAATGCTTATGATGCTAAAGGTTTAATGATTTCGGCTATAAGGGATGACAATCCAGTAATGTACTTTTTCCATAAAGGACTTTTAGGAATTGGTTGGATGCCTTCTCCGGAAGAAGCAGCAACAGAAGTCCCCGAGGAACCCTACTCAATCCCTATTGGACAAGCTAAAGTAATTCGCGAAGGTAAAGATATTACTGTGGTTAGCGTAGCAAAAACTTTGTATGAGGCTAAAAAAGCGGCAGAAGAACTTGAAAATGAAGGAATAGATGTGGAAATTATAGATTTAAGATCATTAGTACCTTTAGACAAGAAAACAGTAGTAGAATCAGTCAAGAAAACGGGTAGATTATTAGTGGTTGACGAAGATTACTTGAGTTATGGAATGAGTGGTGAAATAATAGCTTCGGTCTCGGAAGAAATTGGAGATCAATTAAAGGCTCTTCCTAGAAGAATTGCTTTCCCTGATGTACCTATTCCATACAGCCGTGTACTGGAACAATTTACTTTGCCTAGTGCTGACAAAATCATCTCAACTTGCAAACAAATGATAAAGTAG
- a CDS encoding lipoyl domain-containing protein: MSVEIKVPKISEEGKSGVIIRWYRNEGDQVKEGEEICEVMIEKTTLRITAPSSGTLKIVKKDNDEIEEEEVIGFIES; encoded by the coding sequence ATGAGTGTAGAAATTAAGGTTCCAAAAATCAGTGAAGAAGGAAAATCTGGAGTTATTATAAGATGGTACAGAAATGAAGGGGATCAAGTTAAAGAAGGCGAAGAAATCTGTGAAGTTATGATCGAAAAAACAACACTTAGAATTACTGCCCCTTCTTCAGGAACGCTTAAAATTGTGAAAAAAGATAACGATGAAATTGAGGAAGAGGAAGTCATAGGTTTTATAGAAAGCTGA
- a CDS encoding lipoate--protein ligase family protein: protein MKLIRDMSRKFKFSLLENNCTNPYQNFQIEENILKEPLNSDGILMLWQNTPCVVIGRFQEEALEINIDYLNGKNIPIIRRLTAGGTVYHDLGNLNVTFCKRKEDVLFSNYFLDEAKGIIGIVAKILKSFIAQDITVDERNSIYIEGKKISGSAATITNEKFFLHFSLLVNSDLEELNRIIKWKEEYPKESPNYIKSIRSPVANLIDFRKDLDMEKVKVLIKSAFKNHNLL from the coding sequence TTGAAATTAATTAGAGATATGAGTCGTAAATTTAAATTTAGCCTTTTAGAGAATAATTGTACAAATCCTTATCAAAACTTTCAAATTGAAGAAAATATTTTGAAGGAACCTCTCAATAGTGATGGTATTTTAATGCTATGGCAAAATACTCCTTGTGTAGTAATTGGTAGATTTCAGGAAGAGGCTTTAGAAATAAATATTGACTATCTAAATGGAAAAAATATTCCAATTATACGAAGATTAACAGCAGGTGGTACGGTTTATCATGATTTAGGGAATTTAAATGTTACTTTTTGCAAAAGAAAAGAGGATGTTTTATTCTCTAATTACTTTTTAGATGAAGCTAAGGGTATTATAGGAATCGTTGCCAAGATCCTCAAAAGCTTTATTGCACAGGATATAACTGTAGACGAAAGAAACAGTATATATATAGAAGGGAAAAAAATTTCTGGTTCAGCTGCTACTATTACGAATGAAAAATTTTTTCTTCATTTTAGTTTGCTTGTTAATTCTGACCTAGAAGAATTAAACAGGATTATCAAGTGGAAAGAAGAATATCCTAAAGAATCACCTAATTATATTAAAAGTATTCGTTCGCCAGTAGCAAATTTGATTGATTTTCGAAAAGATTTAGATATGGAAAAAGTAAAAGTACTCATAAAATCAGCTTTTAAAAATCATAATTTACTATAA
- a CDS encoding potassium channel beta subunit family protein — MQYNNLGKAGIKVSEISFGSWLTFGNQLDTEGVKSCLRTAYENGVNFFDNAEAYANGLSESLMGMAIKEYRREDLVISTKIFWGGKGPNDKGVSRKHLLEGTWNSLKRLQVDYVDLIFCHRPDPTTPIEETVFAMDYIIRNGLAFYWGTSEWSAEQLEEAYLIADKRNLIPPTMEQPQYNMFVRNKVEKEFKPLYDKYGLGLTTWSPLASGVLTGKYNEGIPQDSRLAKFENLRNEFEKGGLLSQENIEKVRKLTKIANDLGATMAQLALAWILKNPNVSTVITGASRPEQVKENVKASEIKEKLTDSVMEEIEKILSNKPQ, encoded by the coding sequence ATGCAATATAACAATCTTGGTAAAGCGGGTATAAAAGTAAGTGAAATTTCATTTGGATCTTGGTTAACTTTTGGAAATCAATTAGACACAGAAGGGGTCAAATCATGTTTACGTACAGCTTATGAAAACGGCGTTAACTTTTTTGACAACGCAGAAGCCTATGCTAATGGGCTTTCTGAATCTTTAATGGGAATGGCAATAAAAGAGTATAGAAGAGAAGACCTAGTAATTTCTACAAAAATATTCTGGGGTGGAAAAGGCCCAAACGATAAAGGGGTATCAAGGAAACATCTTTTAGAAGGAACATGGAACTCTCTAAAAAGGTTACAAGTTGATTATGTCGACCTTATATTTTGCCATAGACCAGATCCTACAACGCCCATTGAAGAAACAGTATTCGCAATGGATTATATAATAAGAAACGGCTTAGCTTTTTATTGGGGCACTTCCGAGTGGAGTGCGGAGCAACTGGAAGAAGCTTATCTAATAGCGGATAAAAGAAATCTTATCCCTCCCACAATGGAACAACCTCAATACAACATGTTTGTTAGAAATAAAGTTGAGAAAGAATTTAAACCTCTTTATGATAAATATGGATTGGGATTAACTACGTGGAGTCCATTGGCCAGCGGGGTATTAACTGGAAAGTACAACGAAGGAATTCCTCAAGATAGTAGACTTGCAAAATTTGAAAATTTACGAAACGAGTTCGAAAAAGGCGGACTATTATCTCAAGAAAATATCGAAAAGGTCAGAAAATTGACAAAAATAGCCAATGATTTAGGTGCAACGATGGCTCAGCTTGCCCTCGCCTGGATATTGAAAAATCCAAACGTTAGTACCGTAATAACTGGAGCAAGTAGACCAGAACAAGTGAAAGAAAATGTAAAAGCTTCCGAGATAAAAGAAAAACTTACAGATAGCGTCATGGAGGAAATTGAAAAAATTCTAAGCAATAAACCACAATAA
- the lipA gene encoding lipoyl synthase — protein sequence MKNAEWLKVSISTEKFEEIRDFIEDYSLNTVCQSADCPNIGECFAKKTATFMIMGNICTRGCRYCSVPKGKPLPLDKDEPKRLAQAVEKLGLKFAVVTSVTRDDLPDGGASHFAQVISEIKKLPGNVKVEVLVPDFLGVEESIRIVAEASPEVFGHNIETIPEFYSRIRPKAIYKRSLDVLRKAKEINPSLVTKSGIMLGFGEQEEDVVKVMKDLREVDCDIMTLGQYLRPSTKQVEVVEYVTPEKFKRYEEIGYSLGFKFVASGPLVRSSYRAEEAYLKAKEN from the coding sequence ATGAAGAATGCAGAATGGTTGAAAGTAAGTATTTCCACCGAAAAGTTTGAAGAAATTCGAGATTTTATTGAGGATTATTCACTTAATACAGTTTGCCAAAGCGCTGATTGCCCAAATATTGGGGAGTGTTTTGCTAAAAAAACCGCAACATTCATGATAATGGGTAATATATGTACTAGAGGATGCAGGTATTGTTCTGTACCAAAAGGTAAACCTTTACCTTTGGATAAGGATGAACCGAAAAGATTGGCTCAAGCGGTAGAAAAGTTGGGGTTGAAATTTGCAGTTGTTACTTCTGTTACCCGTGATGATTTGCCTGATGGAGGAGCGTCTCATTTTGCCCAAGTCATCAGCGAAATAAAAAAATTGCCTGGAAACGTTAAAGTAGAGGTTTTAGTTCCAGACTTTTTAGGGGTTGAAGAATCTATTAGAATCGTTGCTGAAGCATCTCCTGAAGTTTTTGGCCATAATATAGAAACTATCCCTGAGTTCTATTCAAGAATTAGACCCAAAGCTATTTATAAAAGGTCTTTGGATGTTTTGAGAAAAGCAAAAGAAATAAATCCCTCTTTAGTTACTAAATCAGGGATAATGTTAGGTTTTGGAGAACAAGAAGAAGATGTCGTAAAGGTTATGAAGGACTTAAGGGAAGTCGACTGCGATATAATGACCTTAGGTCAATATTTAAGGCCTTCTACGAAACAGGTTGAAGTTGTTGAATACGTTACCCCCGAAAAATTTAAAAGATATGAAGAAATTGGATATTCACTTGGGTTTAAATTTGTTGCATCTGGTCCGTTGGTAAGAAGCTCATATCGTGCTGAAGAGGCTTACTTAAAAGCTAAAGAAAATTAA
- the lipB gene encoding lipoyl(octanoyl) transferase LipB, protein MRRGLVWNYNEVKYLKGKEIQQQAMKIVRNGLADGIMILLSHPPVYTIGRGGGYENLKKNVDEIKKIAEIYEVERGGNITFHGPGQLVIYPILNLRKWPTDIGQLAYNLEEIIIKVLKDYNIIGERIPHSKYRGVWVEDKKICAMGLSIDHFITWHGLAFNVNTDLSYFENIVPCGIREYGVTSLEKLGIKEDIEEVKTKVIQKTEEIFDIKFTYDRSENDEECRMVESKYFHRKV, encoded by the coding sequence ATGAGAAGAGGGTTGGTATGGAATTACAATGAAGTTAAATATTTGAAAGGTAAAGAAATTCAACAACAAGCTATGAAAATTGTCCGAAATGGCTTAGCTGATGGAATTATGATACTATTATCTCATCCACCAGTGTACACTATTGGAAGAGGAGGAGGATATGAAAATCTAAAAAAAAATGTCGATGAAATAAAAAAAATTGCGGAAATATATGAAGTAGAAAGAGGAGGAAATATCACTTTTCATGGCCCTGGGCAATTAGTTATCTATCCTATTCTTAATCTTAGAAAATGGCCTACTGATATTGGGCAGTTGGCTTATAATTTAGAGGAAATTATAATAAAAGTTTTAAAAGACTACAACATCATAGGAGAGAGAATTCCACATTCAAAATATAGAGGGGTATGGGTTGAAGATAAGAAAATCTGTGCAATGGGACTTTCGATTGATCATTTTATTACGTGGCATGGCTTAGCTTTCAACGTTAATACCGACCTGTCGTATTTTGAGAATATTGTTCCGTGTGGGATAAGAGAGTACGGTGTAACCTCTCTAGAAAAATTAGGTATAAAAGAAGATATTGAAGAGGTTAAAACAAAGGTTATTCAGAAAACAGAAGAAATATTTGATATTAAATTTACCTATGATAGGAGTGAAAATGATGAAGAATGCAGAATGGTTGAAAGTAAGTATTTCCACCGAAAAGTTTGA
- a CDS encoding dihydrolipoamide acetyltransferase family protein: MDEFKEIAEQYDIDLEKLKEEKGEISQEIIQSYIKEKFYPKVKSEKKLIGIRKIISKRLYQSYNQAIHVTLNMEIKMDNIISLREKIEEKPSLTILMIKLLANALRDLPELNATFDGEKVVIYDSINIAVATDTQNGLITPVLREVDKKDIKTFIEEYNDIITRARNSMLKEKDLIGATFTVTNLGMFGVDSFTPIINPPQVAILGINRIKDSLIIEEGEQKIAKIGTLSLTIDHRIIDGALGAQFLQKVKEHFEHTEDIS; encoded by the coding sequence ATGGACGAATTTAAAGAGATTGCTGAACAGTACGATATAGACCTTGAAAAGCTAAAAGAGGAAAAAGGTGAAATAAGCCAGGAGATTATTCAATCATATATCAAAGAGAAATTTTATCCTAAAGTAAAATCTGAAAAAAAGTTGATAGGTATAAGAAAAATTATTTCCAAAAGACTTTATCAAAGTTATAATCAGGCTATACATGTGACTCTCAACATGGAAATAAAAATGGACAACATAATTAGTCTACGGGAAAAAATTGAAGAAAAGCCTTCGCTTACCATTCTTATGATAAAGCTTTTGGCAAATGCACTGAGGGATTTGCCTGAGTTGAACGCTACCTTTGATGGAGAAAAAGTTGTAATATATGATTCTATAAATATCGCTGTTGCCACTGATACACAAAATGGTTTAATTACACCTGTTTTAAGAGAAGTGGATAAAAAAGATATAAAAACTTTTATAGAAGAATACAATGACATAATAACCAGAGCACGAAATAGTATGTTAAAAGAAAAAGATTTAATAGGAGCTACTTTTACCGTTACAAATTTAGGAATGTTTGGTGTTGATTCTTTCACCCCTATTATTAACCCACCTCAAGTTGCAATATTAGGAATAAATAGAATAAAAGATTCCCTAATAATAGAAGAAGGGGAACAAAAGATAGCAAAAATAGGAACTTTATCACTTACAATAGACCACAGAATTATCGATGGTGCTCTTGGAGCCCAGTTTTTACAAAAAGTGAAAGAGCATTTTGAACATACAGAAGATATATCTTAA
- a CDS encoding MBL fold metallo-hydrolase → MRIKWLGHSCILITTENNTKILIDPFKSTATMRMWPMRMKYDPVDEEADILLITHNHPDHNNIKAAKNPKVVIREGGQKNIDGIDISGIETKHANFRTKNIVFFVKAEGITICHLGDVGHLLDKKLLEDVKAKVDILFVPLSGFPGPSLETAMMITNQLQPKVVVPIHYRTPQCDAAIFKKPDKVYEILRKNVSDLVFLKENSHTYTKEELEKYTETRAHVFPPYFIENNKTKKEGEIA, encoded by the coding sequence ATGAGAATAAAATGGTTAGGACATTCTTGCATACTTATAACTACAGAAAACAATACAAAAATACTCATAGACCCATTTAAATCTACTGCTACGATGAGAATGTGGCCAATGAGAATGAAATACGACCCTGTTGATGAAGAAGCAGACATACTCTTAATTACTCATAATCATCCCGATCATAATAATATAAAAGCTGCTAAAAACCCTAAAGTAGTAATAAGAGAGGGTGGGCAAAAAAATATCGATGGCATAGATATTAGTGGAATTGAAACAAAACATGCGAATTTTAGGACAAAGAACATTGTATTCTTTGTAAAAGCAGAAGGAATCACTATTTGCCATTTGGGAGATGTAGGTCACCTTTTGGACAAAAAATTGTTAGAGGATGTGAAAGCTAAAGTAGATATTTTGTTTGTTCCATTATCCGGCTTCCCAGGACCTAGTTTAGAAACAGCTATGATGATCACCAACCAGCTTCAACCAAAAGTAGTCGTTCCCATTCATTATAGAACCCCGCAATGCGATGCAGCTATATTTAAAAAGCCGGATAAAGTTTATGAAATATTGAGAAAAAATGTCAGCGATCTCGTTTTTCTCAAAGAGAACTCACACACTTATACAAAAGAAGAACTAGAAAAATACACAGAAACAAGGGCCCACGTATTTCCACCATATTTTATCGAAAATAATAAAACAAAAAAGGAAGGAGAAATTGCATGA
- a CDS encoding biotin/lipoyl-containing protein — MTVEILVPKLGMGVEELELVKWYKNEGETVKKGEPLVQVMTSKITNDIEAPANGVLKKTYAQEGDTIKPNQKIGEIETEE, encoded by the coding sequence ATGACAGTTGAAATTTTAGTGCCAAAATTAGGAATGGGAGTAGAAGAGTTAGAGTTAGTTAAATGGTATAAAAATGAGGGAGAAACGGTCAAAAAAGGCGAACCTTTGGTTCAAGTAATGACATCAAAAATTACAAACGATATTGAGGCACCAGCTAACGGAGTTTTGAAAAAAACATATGCTCAAGAAGGAGACACAATAAAACCTAACCAAAAAATCGGCGAAATAGAAACTGAAGAATAA
- a CDS encoding thiamine pyrophosphate-dependent dehydrogenase E1 component subunit alpha, which produces MLKSSDLLWMYEKMLLLRETEEKAVELSFKGEIGTLLSGSGQEAIPVGICKNLLPEDHYAPSHRGISTVLAKGGDPKYLFAELFGKPAGYCKGKGGEMHIADFKDGMIGMNGIVGAAIPIATGSAFAQKKKNLNTVTVCAFGDGASNQGVFHEALNMASIWKLPIVYVCENNQYAMTTPVSYALSVENISDRAKSYSIPGVTVDGNDVLAVYEAVHEAVERARKGEGPTLIECKTYRKYGHHAGAGNDEQMGWGYRPKTEEAYWKSRDPILLFEDYLMAKAVLTESKIKLVREKVKKEIEEAVEFARKAENPKPEDALEDLFA; this is translated from the coding sequence ATGTTAAAAAGCAGTGATTTATTATGGATGTACGAAAAAATGCTTCTCTTAAGAGAAACCGAAGAAAAAGCTGTAGAACTCTCTTTCAAAGGAGAGATTGGAACCTTATTGTCAGGTAGCGGACAAGAAGCCATTCCAGTGGGAATATGTAAAAACTTGCTACCAGAAGACCATTATGCCCCATCTCATAGAGGAATAAGTACAGTATTAGCAAAAGGTGGGGATCCAAAATATCTTTTTGCTGAATTATTCGGTAAACCTGCTGGCTATTGTAAAGGGAAAGGCGGAGAAATGCATATTGCTGACTTTAAAGATGGAATGATCGGAATGAATGGAATAGTTGGAGCGGCGATTCCAATAGCTACAGGTTCAGCTTTTGCTCAAAAAAAGAAAAACTTAAATACCGTTACTGTTTGTGCCTTTGGAGATGGAGCATCCAACCAAGGTGTCTTTCACGAAGCCTTAAACATGGCCTCGATCTGGAAATTACCAATCGTTTATGTTTGTGAAAACAATCAATACGCTATGACTACTCCAGTTTCATATGCTTTATCAGTGGAAAACATTTCAGATAGGGCTAAATCTTATTCTATCCCTGGTGTAACAGTGGATGGTAACGATGTATTAGCAGTATATGAAGCTGTACATGAAGCAGTAGAAAGAGCAAGAAAAGGGGAAGGCCCCACACTTATTGAATGCAAAACTTACAGAAAATACGGACATCATGCTGGTGCTGGTAATGATGAACAAATGGGATGGGGATACAGACCAAAAACCGAAGAAGCATATTGGAAAAGTAGAGATCCCATTTTATTATTTGAAGATTATTTAATGGCTAAAGCGGTTTTAACTGAAAGCAAAATAAAATTAGTTCGGGAAAAAGTAAAAAAAGAAATTGAAGAGGCTGTAGAATTCGCTCGAAAAGCTGAAAATCCAAAGCCAGAAGATGCCTTAGAAGATCTGTTTGCATAA
- a CDS encoding alpha-ketoacid dehydrogenase subunit beta: MRQIMLIQAINEALREELLRDENVFLIGEDLHTATFGQTKGLFEEFGPERVVSTPISEAGFTGISTGAAIAGLRPVVEYMTSNFMYVAMDQLVNQVGKLRYMYGGQINIPIVFRALNIGGGAAAQHSDNSADYFLHAVGFKVVMPSTPYDAKGLLKSAIRDDNPVIFYEEMKTFMVKGEIPDEDYVVPIGKGDIKKEGKDVTIVAAGYPRVLASSVAEKLEKEGISVEVVDARSLYPIDEDLILESVKKTGRLVTLDDAPLNGSFASEIAALVAEKGYSYLKAPIKRVTRIKVPVPHSKIEEEYVLLNEAKVINAVKDVVNY, from the coding sequence ATGAGACAAATCATGTTAATTCAAGCAATAAATGAAGCTCTAAGAGAAGAGTTGTTAAGAGATGAAAATGTGTTTTTAATTGGAGAAGATCTTCATACAGCAACATTTGGACAAACAAAAGGGCTCTTTGAAGAATTTGGACCGGAAAGAGTGGTATCCACACCTATTTCAGAAGCTGGATTTACTGGAATTTCAACTGGTGCAGCAATAGCTGGACTGCGCCCTGTAGTTGAATATATGACTTCTAATTTTATGTATGTCGCCATGGATCAACTTGTAAATCAAGTAGGTAAACTAAGATATATGTATGGAGGTCAGATTAACATTCCTATTGTTTTCAGAGCTTTAAATATAGGAGGAGGTGCTGCAGCACAACATTCAGACAATTCAGCTGATTATTTTCTACATGCTGTAGGATTCAAAGTTGTTATGCCATCAACCCCATATGATGCAAAAGGATTACTCAAAAGTGCCATAAGAGATGATAATCCAGTAATTTTCTACGAAGAAATGAAAACTTTTATGGTTAAAGGAGAAATTCCTGATGAAGACTATGTTGTACCTATTGGAAAAGGAGATATCAAGAAAGAAGGTAAAGATGTTACTATCGTTGCAGCAGGTTATCCACGGGTATTAGCCTCATCGGTAGCAGAAAAACTTGAGAAAGAAGGAATCTCTGTCGAGGTAGTAGATGCCAGAAGTTTATATCCCATTGATGAAGACCTTATTTTAGAATCCGTTAAAAAAACAGGGAGATTAGTAACCCTTGATGACGCCCCGCTAAACGGATCTTTCGCTTCAGAAATTGCTGCGCTGGTAGCTGAAAAAGGGTACTCATATTTGAAAGCCCCTATTAAGAGAGTTACAAGAATAAAGGTACCTGTTCCACATTCAAAAATTGAAGAGGAATACGTATTGTTAAATGAAGCAAAAGTAATCAATGCTGTCAAAGACGTAGTTAATTATTAA
- a CDS encoding YkoF family thiamine/hydroxymethylpyrimidine-binding protein has translation MLDGTNKETKKVSEYSCSMALYPLGTDDYVRIISDAIIKLRELQNIEITVGKTNTVVKGSKEDIFKAINLLIEEAQKRGTFALTITISNVCGLT, from the coding sequence GTGTTAGATGGGACAAACAAGGAAACAAAAAAAGTAAGTGAATATTCTTGTTCAATGGCGCTCTATCCTCTTGGAACAGACGATTACGTGAGAATAATAAGCGATGCGATTATTAAGTTGCGAGAATTGCAAAATATAGAAATTACAGTTGGGAAGACGAATACAGTTGTGAAAGGAAGTAAAGAAGATATATTCAAAGCTATCAACCTTCTTATTGAGGAAGCACAAAAAAGAGGTACCTTTGCTTTAACTATAACTATTTCCAATGTTTGTGGCTTGACATGA
- a CDS encoding class I SAM-dependent methyltransferase has protein sequence MSAFSKRIADSYDSWYKSRLGEFVDEIERKVVMDLAKPQKNEKVLDLGCGTGIYSLLFLNMGLKVTGIDQSDFMLEKARKKTNKINFIKADAYNLPFPNESFDLVVSVTMFEFLDDPQKGAREAYRVLSPGGRLVICVIGAKSTWAKQYREKAKTEDESPYKAARFYTLEEVLNFIPEVSYSDYSIALHFGPDADLNNKELLLKKEMHGQRVKDDTGGFICVRWDKQGNKKSK, from the coding sequence TTGAGTGCATTTTCCAAAAGAATAGCGGATAGTTATGATAGTTGGTATAAAAGCCGTTTAGGTGAATTCGTTGATGAAATTGAGAGAAAGGTTGTTATGGATTTAGCGAAACCACAGAAAAATGAAAAGGTACTTGACTTAGGTTGTGGGACTGGAATATATAGTTTATTATTTCTAAATATGGGTTTGAAGGTAACGGGCATCGATCAATCAGATTTTATGTTAGAAAAAGCACGAAAAAAAACGAATAAAATTAATTTTATCAAAGCGGACGCATATAATCTACCTTTTCCAAATGAAAGTTTTGATTTGGTTGTTTCGGTAACAATGTTCGAATTCTTGGATGATCCACAAAAAGGTGCACGTGAAGCTTACAGGGTTTTATCTCCTGGGGGAAGATTAGTTATTTGTGTAATAGGTGCTAAAAGTACTTGGGCTAAACAATATAGGGAAAAAGCAAAAACAGAAGACGAATCACCTTACAAAGCAGCTAGATTTTATACGTTGGAAGAAGTCTTAAATTTCATACCAGAAGTTTCATATTCTGATTACAGTATAGCTTTACACTTTGGCCCTGACGCGGATCTGAATAACAAAGAACTTCTCTTAAAAAAAGAAATGCATGGTCAAAGGGTAAAGGACGATACGGGAGGTTTTATCTGTGTTAGATGGGACAAACAAGGAAACAAAAAAAGTAAGTGA